Proteins encoded together in one Capricornis sumatraensis isolate serow.1 chromosome 3, serow.2, whole genome shotgun sequence window:
- the ATXN2L gene encoding ataxin-2-like protein isoform X8: protein MLKPQPPQQTSQPQPPPTQQAVARRPPGGTSPPNGGLPGPLASTSAPPGPPAAASPCLGPAAAAGSGLRRGAEGILAPQPPPPQQQHQERPGAAAIGSARGQSTGKGPPQSPVFEGVYNNSRMLHFLTAVVGSTCDVKVKNGTTYEGIFKTLSSKFELAVDAVHRKVSEPAGGPRREDIVDTMVFKPSDVMLVHFRNVDFNYATKDKFTDSAIAMNSKVNGEHKEKVLQRWEGGDSNSDDYDLESDMSNGWDPNEMFKFNEENYGVKTTYDSSLSSYTVPLEKDNSEEFRQRELRAAQLAREIESSPQYRLRIAMENDDGRTEEEKHSAVQRQGSGRESPSLAAREGKYIPLPQRVREGPRGGVRCSSSRGGRPGLSSLPPRGPHHLDNSSPGPGSEARGINGGPSRMSPKAQRPLRGAKTLSSPSSRPSGEASVPPPPAVGRMYPPRSPKSAAPAPISASCPEPPMGSAVPTSSASIPVTSAVGDPGVGSISPASPKISLAPTDVKELPAKEPGRTLESQELSRIAGKVPGLQNEQKRFQLEELRKFGAQFKLQPSSSPETSLDPFPPRILKEEAKGKEKEVDGLLASEPLGSPVSSKAESVSDKEDKPPLPPAGAAEGPEQPPQPCPSQTGSPPVGLIKGDDKDEGPVAEQVKKSTLNPNAKEFNPTKPLLSVNKSTSTPTSPGPRTHSTPSIPVLTAGQSGLYSPQYISYIPQIHMGPAVQAPQMYPYPVSNSVPGQQGKYRGAKGSLPPQRSDQHQPASAPPMMQAAAAAAGPPLVAATPYSSYIPYNPQQFPGQPAMMQPMAHYPSQPVFAPMLQSNPRMLTSGSHPQAIVSSSTPQYPSAEQPTPQALYATVHQSYPHHATQLHAHQPQPATTPTGSQPPSQHAAPSPVQHQAGQAPHLGSGQPQQNLYHPGALTGTPPSLPPGPSAQSPQSSFPQPAAVYAIHAHQQLPHGFTNMAHVTQAHVQTGITAAPPPHPGAPHPPQVMLLHPPQSHGGPPQGAVPQSGVPALSASTPSPYPYIGHPQGEQPGQAPGFPGGADDRIPPLPPPGELKIVLAAT from the exons ATGTTGAAGCCTCAGCCGCCACAGCAGACCTCCCAGCCCCAGCCGCCCCCCACGCAACAGGCCGTGGCCCGTCGCCCTCCCGGGGGCACCAGCCCGCCCAACGGCGGTCTCCCGGGGCCCCTGGCCTCCACCTCGGCTCCCCCAGGACCTCCTGCGGCCGCCTCCCCCTGCCTGGGGCCTGCAGCCGCTGCCGGGAGCGGGCTCCGCCGGGGAGCCGAGGGCATCTTGGCGCCTCAACCGCCGCCACCGCAGCAGCaacatcaggagaggccaggggcagcggccatcGGCAGCGCCAG GGGACAAAGCACAGGAAAGGGACCTCCACAGTCACCG GTGTTTGAGGGTGTCTACAACAATTCCAGAATGCTGCACTTCCTTACCGCGGTTGTG GGTTCTACTTGTGATGTAAAGGTGAAGAACGGTACCACCTACGAGGGTATCTTCAAGACGCTGAGCTCAAAG TTTGAACTGGCAGTGGATGCTGTGCACCGGAAGGTATCGGAGCCAGCGGGTGGCCCTCGTCGGGAAGACATAGTGGACACCATGGTGTTTAAGCCAAGTGATGTCATGCTTGTCCACTTCCGAAATGTCGACTTCAATTATGCTACTAAAG ATAAGTTCACTGACTCGGCCATTGCCATGAACTCGAAGGTGAATGGGGAGCACAAGGAGAAGGTGCTTCAGCGCTGGGAGGGGGGAGACAGCAACAGCGATGACTACGACCTGGAGTCTGACATG TCTAATGGATGGGACCCCAACGAAATGTTCAAGTTCAATGAGGAGAACTATGGTGTAAAGACCACCTATGACAGCAGTCTCTCTTCTTACAC GGTGCCCTTAGAGAAGGACAATTCAGAAGAATTCCGTCAGCGGGAGCTGCGTGCTGCCCAGTTGGCCCGAGAGATTGAATCGAGCCCCCAGTACCGCCTCCGGATCGCCATGGAGAATGATGATGGGCGCACGGAGGAGGAGAAGCACAGTGCGGTTCAGCGACAGGGCTCAGGGCGTGAGAGCCCCAGCTTGGCAGCCAG GGAGGGAAAGTATATCCCTCTACCCCAGCGAGTTCGGGAAGGTCCCCGGGGAGGTGTTCGCTGCAGTAGTTCTCGGGGCGGCCGGCCTGGCCTTAGCTCTTTGCCGCCCCGTGGCCCTCACCATCTTGACAATAGCAGCCCTGGCCCAGGTTCTGAGGCACGTGGTATCAATGGAG gcccTTCCCGCATGTCCCCTAAGGCCCAGCGACCTCTGAGAGGTGCCAAGACTCTGTCTTCCCCCAGCAGCAGGCCTTCTGGAGAAGCCTCTGTTCCACCTCCTCCTGCAG TGGGCCGGATGTACCCGCCGCGCTCTCCCAAGTCAGCTGCCCCTGCCCCAATCTCAGCTTCCTGTCCTGAGCCTCCCATGGGCTCAGCAGTACCAACCTCTTCAGCTTCCATCCCAGTGACATCAGCAGTTGGGGATCCTGGAGTAGGCTCCATTTCCCCAGCTTCTCCAAAGATCTCACTGGCCCCCACAGATG TAAAAGAACTCCCGGCCAAGGAACCTGGAAGGACCCTGGAGTCCCAGGAGTTGTCCCGGATTGCAGGGAAAG TCCCTGGCCTTCAGAATGAACAGAAGCGTTTTCAACTGGAAGAACTGAGAAAGTTTGGGGCCCAGTTTAAG CTTCAGCCCAGTAGCTCCCCTGAGACCAGCTTGGATCCTTTTCCTCCACGGATCCTGAAAGAGGAAGccaaagggaaggagaaggaggtggatgGTCTTTTGGCTTCAGAGCCCCTGGGGTCTCCTGTTTCCTCAAAGGCTGAATCAGTATCAGACAAGGAGGACAAACCACCCCTGCCACCAGCAGGGGCTGCCGAGGGGCCGGAGCAGCCTCCCCAACCTTGCCCAAGCCAAACTGGCAGCCCCCCAGTGGGCCTCATCAAGGGAGATGACAAGGATGAGGGCCCAGTTGCCGA ACAAGTGAAGAAGTCAACATTGAACCCCAATGCCAAGGAGTTCAACCCCACTAAGCCCCTGCTCTCTGTG AATAAATCCACCAGTACTCCAACTTCTCCTGGGCCCCGAACTCACTCAACTCCCTCCATCCCGGTGCTGACAGCAGGCCAGAGTGGGCTCTATAGCCCCCAGTACATCTCCTACATACCTCAGATCCACATGGGACCAGCTGTTCAG GCACCGCAGATGTATCCGTATCCTGTGTCCAACTCAGTGCCTGGACAGCAGGGCAAGTACCGGGGCGCCAAAG GCTCCCTGCCCCCGCAGCGCTCGGACCAACACCAGCCAGCCTCCGCCCCTCCCATGATGCaggctgccgccgccgccgctggtcCACCTCTGGTGGCCGCCACCCCTTACTCTTCCTACATCCCCTACAACCCACAGCAGTTCCCAGGCCAGCCCGCCATGATGCAGCCCATGGCCCACTACCCCTCTCAG ccGGTGTTTGCCCCCATGCTTCAAAGCAACCCACGCATGCTGACGTCGGGGAGCCATCCCCAGGCCATCGTGTCATCCTCCACCCCTCAGTACCCTTCTGCAGAGCAGCCCACCCCCCAGGCCCTTTATG CCACTGTTCACCAGTCCTATCCACACCATGCCACGCAGCTCCATGCCCACCAGCCGCAGCCGGCCACCACACCTACTGGGAGCCAGCCACCGTCCCAGCATGCGGCCCCCAGTCCTGTCCAG CACCAGGCGGGGCAGGCCCCACACCTGGGCAGTGGACAGCCGCAGCAGAACCTGtaccacccaggggccctgacaGGCACGCCGCCTTCTCTGCCACCGGGACCTTCTGCCCAGTCCCCTCAGAGCAGCTTCCCCCAACCAGCCGCTGTATATGCCATCCATGCCCACCAGCAGCTGCCCCACGGCTTCACCAACATGGCCCATGTTACCCAG GCCCATGTCCAAACTGGAATCACAGcagccccgccccctcacccTGGGGCTCCCCACCCgccccaggtgatgctgctgcacCCACCCCAGAGCCATGGGGGCCCCCCCCAAGGCGCGGTGCCCCAGAGTGGGGTGCCTGCACTCTCAGCTTCCACACCCTCACCCTACCCCTACATCGGACACCCCCAAGGTGAGCAGCCTGGCCAGGCGCCTGGATTTCCAGGAGGAGCCGATGACAGGATTC CTCCCCTTCCACCCCCCGGGGAACTGAAGATTGTCCTGGCCGCGACCTGA
- the ATXN2L gene encoding ataxin-2-like protein isoform X10, whose protein sequence is MLKPQPPQQTSQPQPPPTQQAVARRPPGGTSPPNGGLPGPLASTSAPPGPPAAASPCLGPAAAAGSGLRRGAEGILAPQPPPPQQQHQERPGAAAIGSARGQSTGKGPPQSPVFEGVYNNSRMLHFLTAVVGSTCDVKVKNGTTYEGIFKTLSSKFELAVDAVHRKVSEPAGGPRREDIVDTMVFKPSDVMLVHFRNVDFNYATKDKFTDSAIAMNSKVNGEHKEKVLQRWEGGDSNSDDYDLESDMSNGWDPNEMFKFNEENYGVKTTYDSSLSSYTVPLEKDNSEEFRQRELRAAQLAREIESSPQYRLRIAMENDDGRTEEEKHSAVQRQGSGRESPSLAAREGKYIPLPQRVREGPRGGVRCSSSRGGRPGLSSLPPRGPHHLDNSSPGPGSEARGINGGPSRMSPKAQRPLRGAKTLSSPSSRPSGEASVPPPPAVGRMYPPRSPKSAAPAPISASCPEPPMGSAVPTSSASIPVTSAVGDPGVGSISPASPKISLAPTDVPGLQNEQKRFQLEELRKFGAQFKLQPSSSPETSLDPFPPRILKEEAKGKEKEVDGLLASEPLGSPVSSKAESVSDKEDKPPLPPAGAAEGPEQPPQPCPSQTGSPPVGLIKGDDKDEGPVAEQVKKSTLNPNAKEFNPTKPLLSVNKSTSTPTSPGPRTHSTPSIPVLTAGQSGLYSPQYISYIPQIHMGPAVQAPQMYPYPVSNSVPGQQGKYRGAKGSLPPQRSDQHQPASAPPMMQAAAAAAGPPLVAATPYSSYIPYNPQQFPGQPAMMQPMAHYPSQPVFAPMLQSNPRMLTSGSHPQAIVSSSTPQYPSAEQPTPQALYATVHQSYPHHATQLHAHQPQPATTPTGSQPPSQHAAPSPVQHQAGQAPHLGSGQPQQNLYHPGALTGTPPSLPPGPSAQSPQSSFPQPAAVYAIHAHQQLPHGFTNMAHVTQAHVQTGITAAPPPHPGAPHPPQVMLLHPPQSHGGPPQGAVPQSGVPALSASTPSPYPYIGHPQGEQPGQAPGFPGGADDRILCRVGRSHSRRRQGLAPGSVLCFPPSSLSCDPAAPLPTASPALSDPDCLLT, encoded by the exons ATGTTGAAGCCTCAGCCGCCACAGCAGACCTCCCAGCCCCAGCCGCCCCCCACGCAACAGGCCGTGGCCCGTCGCCCTCCCGGGGGCACCAGCCCGCCCAACGGCGGTCTCCCGGGGCCCCTGGCCTCCACCTCGGCTCCCCCAGGACCTCCTGCGGCCGCCTCCCCCTGCCTGGGGCCTGCAGCCGCTGCCGGGAGCGGGCTCCGCCGGGGAGCCGAGGGCATCTTGGCGCCTCAACCGCCGCCACCGCAGCAGCaacatcaggagaggccaggggcagcggccatcGGCAGCGCCAG GGGACAAAGCACAGGAAAGGGACCTCCACAGTCACCG GTGTTTGAGGGTGTCTACAACAATTCCAGAATGCTGCACTTCCTTACCGCGGTTGTG GGTTCTACTTGTGATGTAAAGGTGAAGAACGGTACCACCTACGAGGGTATCTTCAAGACGCTGAGCTCAAAG TTTGAACTGGCAGTGGATGCTGTGCACCGGAAGGTATCGGAGCCAGCGGGTGGCCCTCGTCGGGAAGACATAGTGGACACCATGGTGTTTAAGCCAAGTGATGTCATGCTTGTCCACTTCCGAAATGTCGACTTCAATTATGCTACTAAAG ATAAGTTCACTGACTCGGCCATTGCCATGAACTCGAAGGTGAATGGGGAGCACAAGGAGAAGGTGCTTCAGCGCTGGGAGGGGGGAGACAGCAACAGCGATGACTACGACCTGGAGTCTGACATG TCTAATGGATGGGACCCCAACGAAATGTTCAAGTTCAATGAGGAGAACTATGGTGTAAAGACCACCTATGACAGCAGTCTCTCTTCTTACAC GGTGCCCTTAGAGAAGGACAATTCAGAAGAATTCCGTCAGCGGGAGCTGCGTGCTGCCCAGTTGGCCCGAGAGATTGAATCGAGCCCCCAGTACCGCCTCCGGATCGCCATGGAGAATGATGATGGGCGCACGGAGGAGGAGAAGCACAGTGCGGTTCAGCGACAGGGCTCAGGGCGTGAGAGCCCCAGCTTGGCAGCCAG GGAGGGAAAGTATATCCCTCTACCCCAGCGAGTTCGGGAAGGTCCCCGGGGAGGTGTTCGCTGCAGTAGTTCTCGGGGCGGCCGGCCTGGCCTTAGCTCTTTGCCGCCCCGTGGCCCTCACCATCTTGACAATAGCAGCCCTGGCCCAGGTTCTGAGGCACGTGGTATCAATGGAG gcccTTCCCGCATGTCCCCTAAGGCCCAGCGACCTCTGAGAGGTGCCAAGACTCTGTCTTCCCCCAGCAGCAGGCCTTCTGGAGAAGCCTCTGTTCCACCTCCTCCTGCAG TGGGCCGGATGTACCCGCCGCGCTCTCCCAAGTCAGCTGCCCCTGCCCCAATCTCAGCTTCCTGTCCTGAGCCTCCCATGGGCTCAGCAGTACCAACCTCTTCAGCTTCCATCCCAGTGACATCAGCAGTTGGGGATCCTGGAGTAGGCTCCATTTCCCCAGCTTCTCCAAAGATCTCACTGGCCCCCACAGATG TCCCTGGCCTTCAGAATGAACAGAAGCGTTTTCAACTGGAAGAACTGAGAAAGTTTGGGGCCCAGTTTAAG CTTCAGCCCAGTAGCTCCCCTGAGACCAGCTTGGATCCTTTTCCTCCACGGATCCTGAAAGAGGAAGccaaagggaaggagaaggaggtggatgGTCTTTTGGCTTCAGAGCCCCTGGGGTCTCCTGTTTCCTCAAAGGCTGAATCAGTATCAGACAAGGAGGACAAACCACCCCTGCCACCAGCAGGGGCTGCCGAGGGGCCGGAGCAGCCTCCCCAACCTTGCCCAAGCCAAACTGGCAGCCCCCCAGTGGGCCTCATCAAGGGAGATGACAAGGATGAGGGCCCAGTTGCCGA ACAAGTGAAGAAGTCAACATTGAACCCCAATGCCAAGGAGTTCAACCCCACTAAGCCCCTGCTCTCTGTG AATAAATCCACCAGTACTCCAACTTCTCCTGGGCCCCGAACTCACTCAACTCCCTCCATCCCGGTGCTGACAGCAGGCCAGAGTGGGCTCTATAGCCCCCAGTACATCTCCTACATACCTCAGATCCACATGGGACCAGCTGTTCAG GCACCGCAGATGTATCCGTATCCTGTGTCCAACTCAGTGCCTGGACAGCAGGGCAAGTACCGGGGCGCCAAAG GCTCCCTGCCCCCGCAGCGCTCGGACCAACACCAGCCAGCCTCCGCCCCTCCCATGATGCaggctgccgccgccgccgctggtcCACCTCTGGTGGCCGCCACCCCTTACTCTTCCTACATCCCCTACAACCCACAGCAGTTCCCAGGCCAGCCCGCCATGATGCAGCCCATGGCCCACTACCCCTCTCAG ccGGTGTTTGCCCCCATGCTTCAAAGCAACCCACGCATGCTGACGTCGGGGAGCCATCCCCAGGCCATCGTGTCATCCTCCACCCCTCAGTACCCTTCTGCAGAGCAGCCCACCCCCCAGGCCCTTTATG CCACTGTTCACCAGTCCTATCCACACCATGCCACGCAGCTCCATGCCCACCAGCCGCAGCCGGCCACCACACCTACTGGGAGCCAGCCACCGTCCCAGCATGCGGCCCCCAGTCCTGTCCAG CACCAGGCGGGGCAGGCCCCACACCTGGGCAGTGGACAGCCGCAGCAGAACCTGtaccacccaggggccctgacaGGCACGCCGCCTTCTCTGCCACCGGGACCTTCTGCCCAGTCCCCTCAGAGCAGCTTCCCCCAACCAGCCGCTGTATATGCCATCCATGCCCACCAGCAGCTGCCCCACGGCTTCACCAACATGGCCCATGTTACCCAG GCCCATGTCCAAACTGGAATCACAGcagccccgccccctcacccTGGGGCTCCCCACCCgccccaggtgatgctgctgcacCCACCCCAGAGCCATGGGGGCCCCCCCCAAGGCGCGGTGCCCCAGAGTGGGGTGCCTGCACTCTCAGCTTCCACACCCTCACCCTACCCCTACATCGGACACCCCCAAGGTGAGCAGCCTGGCCAGGCGCCTGGATTTCCAGGAGGAGCCGATGACAGGATTC TATGTAGGGTGGGCAGAAGCCACAGTCGCCGCCGCCAGGGGCTTGCTCCTGGCTCTGTCCTTTGCTTCCCTCCGTCCTCGCTCAGTTGTGATCCAGcagcccccctccccactgcctcccCAGCTCTCAGTGACCCCGACTGTCTCCTGACTTAG
- the ATXN2L gene encoding ataxin-2-like protein isoform X20, translating into MLKPQPPQQTSQPQPPPTQQAVARRPPGGTSPPNGGLPGPLASTSAPPGPPAAASPCLGPAAAAGSGLRRGAEGILAPQPPPPQQQHQERPGAAAIGSARGQSTGKGPPQSPVFEGVYNNSRMLHFLTAVVGSTCDVKVKNGTTYEGIFKTLSSKFELAVDAVHRKVSEPAGGPRREDIVDTMVFKPSDVMLVHFRNVDFNYATKDKFTDSAIAMNSKVNGEHKEKVLQRWEGGDSNSDDYDLESDMSNGWDPNEMFKFNEENYGVKTTYDSSLSSYTVPLEKDNSEEFRQRELRAAQLAREIESSPQYRLRIAMENDDGRTEEEKHSAVQRQGSGRESPSLAAREGKYIPLPQRVREGPRGGVRCSSSRGGRPGLSSLPPRGPHHLDNSSPGPGSEARGINGGPSRMSPKAQRPLRGAKTLSSPSSRPSGEASVPPPPAAVTNTNPSPFSSVGRMYPPRSPKSAAPAPISASCPEPPMGSAVPTSSASIPVTSAVGDPGVGSISPASPKISLAPTDVPGLQNEQKRFQLEELRKFGAQFKLQPSSSPETSLDPFPPRILKEEAKGKEKEVDGLLASEPLGSPVSSKAESVSDKEDKPPLPPAGAAEGPEQPPQPCPSQTGSPPVGLIKGDDKDEGPVAEQVKKSTLNPNAKEFNPTKPLLSVNKSTSTPTSPGPRTHSTPSIPVLTAGQSGLYSPQYISYIPQIHMGPAVQAPQMYPYPVSNSVPGQQGKYRGAKGSLPPQRSDQHQPASAPPMMQAAAAAAGPPLVAATPYSSYIPYNPQQFPGQPAMMQPMAHYPSQPVFAPMLQSNPRMLTSGSHPQAIVSSSTPQYPSAEQPTPQALYATVHQSYPHHATQLHAHQPQPATTPTGSQPPSQHAAPSPVQHQAGQAPHLGSGQPQQNLYHPGALTGTPPSLPPGPSAQSPQSSFPQPAAVYAIHAHQQLPHGFTNMAHVTQAHVQTGITAAPPPHPGAPHPPQVMLLHPPQSHGGPPQGAVPQSGVPALSASTPSPYPYIGHPQGEQPGQAPGFPGGADDRIPLSDPDCLLT; encoded by the exons ATGTTGAAGCCTCAGCCGCCACAGCAGACCTCCCAGCCCCAGCCGCCCCCCACGCAACAGGCCGTGGCCCGTCGCCCTCCCGGGGGCACCAGCCCGCCCAACGGCGGTCTCCCGGGGCCCCTGGCCTCCACCTCGGCTCCCCCAGGACCTCCTGCGGCCGCCTCCCCCTGCCTGGGGCCTGCAGCCGCTGCCGGGAGCGGGCTCCGCCGGGGAGCCGAGGGCATCTTGGCGCCTCAACCGCCGCCACCGCAGCAGCaacatcaggagaggccaggggcagcggccatcGGCAGCGCCAG GGGACAAAGCACAGGAAAGGGACCTCCACAGTCACCG GTGTTTGAGGGTGTCTACAACAATTCCAGAATGCTGCACTTCCTTACCGCGGTTGTG GGTTCTACTTGTGATGTAAAGGTGAAGAACGGTACCACCTACGAGGGTATCTTCAAGACGCTGAGCTCAAAG TTTGAACTGGCAGTGGATGCTGTGCACCGGAAGGTATCGGAGCCAGCGGGTGGCCCTCGTCGGGAAGACATAGTGGACACCATGGTGTTTAAGCCAAGTGATGTCATGCTTGTCCACTTCCGAAATGTCGACTTCAATTATGCTACTAAAG ATAAGTTCACTGACTCGGCCATTGCCATGAACTCGAAGGTGAATGGGGAGCACAAGGAGAAGGTGCTTCAGCGCTGGGAGGGGGGAGACAGCAACAGCGATGACTACGACCTGGAGTCTGACATG TCTAATGGATGGGACCCCAACGAAATGTTCAAGTTCAATGAGGAGAACTATGGTGTAAAGACCACCTATGACAGCAGTCTCTCTTCTTACAC GGTGCCCTTAGAGAAGGACAATTCAGAAGAATTCCGTCAGCGGGAGCTGCGTGCTGCCCAGTTGGCCCGAGAGATTGAATCGAGCCCCCAGTACCGCCTCCGGATCGCCATGGAGAATGATGATGGGCGCACGGAGGAGGAGAAGCACAGTGCGGTTCAGCGACAGGGCTCAGGGCGTGAGAGCCCCAGCTTGGCAGCCAG GGAGGGAAAGTATATCCCTCTACCCCAGCGAGTTCGGGAAGGTCCCCGGGGAGGTGTTCGCTGCAGTAGTTCTCGGGGCGGCCGGCCTGGCCTTAGCTCTTTGCCGCCCCGTGGCCCTCACCATCTTGACAATAGCAGCCCTGGCCCAGGTTCTGAGGCACGTGGTATCAATGGAG gcccTTCCCGCATGTCCCCTAAGGCCCAGCGACCTCTGAGAGGTGCCAAGACTCTGTCTTCCCCCAGCAGCAGGCCTTCTGGAGAAGCCTCTGTTCCACCTCCTCCTGCAG CAGTGACCAACACAAatccctctcccttttcttcagTGGGCCGGATGTACCCGCCGCGCTCTCCCAAGTCAGCTGCCCCTGCCCCAATCTCAGCTTCCTGTCCTGAGCCTCCCATGGGCTCAGCAGTACCAACCTCTTCAGCTTCCATCCCAGTGACATCAGCAGTTGGGGATCCTGGAGTAGGCTCCATTTCCCCAGCTTCTCCAAAGATCTCACTGGCCCCCACAGATG TCCCTGGCCTTCAGAATGAACAGAAGCGTTTTCAACTGGAAGAACTGAGAAAGTTTGGGGCCCAGTTTAAG CTTCAGCCCAGTAGCTCCCCTGAGACCAGCTTGGATCCTTTTCCTCCACGGATCCTGAAAGAGGAAGccaaagggaaggagaaggaggtggatgGTCTTTTGGCTTCAGAGCCCCTGGGGTCTCCTGTTTCCTCAAAGGCTGAATCAGTATCAGACAAGGAGGACAAACCACCCCTGCCACCAGCAGGGGCTGCCGAGGGGCCGGAGCAGCCTCCCCAACCTTGCCCAAGCCAAACTGGCAGCCCCCCAGTGGGCCTCATCAAGGGAGATGACAAGGATGAGGGCCCAGTTGCCGA ACAAGTGAAGAAGTCAACATTGAACCCCAATGCCAAGGAGTTCAACCCCACTAAGCCCCTGCTCTCTGTG AATAAATCCACCAGTACTCCAACTTCTCCTGGGCCCCGAACTCACTCAACTCCCTCCATCCCGGTGCTGACAGCAGGCCAGAGTGGGCTCTATAGCCCCCAGTACATCTCCTACATACCTCAGATCCACATGGGACCAGCTGTTCAG GCACCGCAGATGTATCCGTATCCTGTGTCCAACTCAGTGCCTGGACAGCAGGGCAAGTACCGGGGCGCCAAAG GCTCCCTGCCCCCGCAGCGCTCGGACCAACACCAGCCAGCCTCCGCCCCTCCCATGATGCaggctgccgccgccgccgctggtcCACCTCTGGTGGCCGCCACCCCTTACTCTTCCTACATCCCCTACAACCCACAGCAGTTCCCAGGCCAGCCCGCCATGATGCAGCCCATGGCCCACTACCCCTCTCAG ccGGTGTTTGCCCCCATGCTTCAAAGCAACCCACGCATGCTGACGTCGGGGAGCCATCCCCAGGCCATCGTGTCATCCTCCACCCCTCAGTACCCTTCTGCAGAGCAGCCCACCCCCCAGGCCCTTTATG CCACTGTTCACCAGTCCTATCCACACCATGCCACGCAGCTCCATGCCCACCAGCCGCAGCCGGCCACCACACCTACTGGGAGCCAGCCACCGTCCCAGCATGCGGCCCCCAGTCCTGTCCAG CACCAGGCGGGGCAGGCCCCACACCTGGGCAGTGGACAGCCGCAGCAGAACCTGtaccacccaggggccctgacaGGCACGCCGCCTTCTCTGCCACCGGGACCTTCTGCCCAGTCCCCTCAGAGCAGCTTCCCCCAACCAGCCGCTGTATATGCCATCCATGCCCACCAGCAGCTGCCCCACGGCTTCACCAACATGGCCCATGTTACCCAG GCCCATGTCCAAACTGGAATCACAGcagccccgccccctcacccTGGGGCTCCCCACCCgccccaggtgatgctgctgcacCCACCCCAGAGCCATGGGGGCCCCCCCCAAGGCGCGGTGCCCCAGAGTGGGGTGCCTGCACTCTCAGCTTCCACACCCTCACCCTACCCCTACATCGGACACCCCCAAGGTGAGCAGCCTGGCCAGGCGCCTGGATTTCCAGGAGGAGCCGATGACAGGATTC CTCTCAGTGACCCCGACTGTCTCCTGACTTAG